The Arachis ipaensis cultivar K30076 chromosome B07, Araip1.1, whole genome shotgun sequence genome includes a window with the following:
- the LOC110264901 gene encoding zinc finger BED domain-containing protein RICESLEEPER 1-like — protein sequence MASNAREDTQSNNVAPTDNEIEVESNINPTLETPQATDNNASNPEGSTPVEGDNKANVKSAYWKYFDRLKVEGEWKTKCKFCKSVLNANPKNGTKSLRNHVDRYCKRIKVATSRQSSIVESLAKQAQVQKVNENGFVFDPSKTRKCVTEMIVLHEYPLSCVDHHGLRRAFASIQPTFKMPSRNTVRKDILKMFGDEKLKLTLQLDENDSRVAITSDMWTSNQEKGYMVVTAHYIDSSWKLQMRLLSMKKKFEKYWDEIHGIMGVAAVLDPRYKMVGVEFQFKKMYPDPIECSKQVDRIHQLCNELVNEYNQKMSSDVSYVGTKEVDESGNTSIFGGDDYMVYLKRKK from the exons ATGGCTAGCAATGCTAGAGAAGATACACAAAGCAATAATGTTGCTCCGACCGATAATGAAATTGAAGTTGAGAGTAATATTAATCCAACTTTGGAAACTCCACAAGCAACGGATAATAATGCCTCGAATCCAGAAGGATCAACTCCTGTTGAAGGTGACAATAAGGCTAATGTTAAGAGTGCTTATTGGAAGTATTTTGATCGTTTAAAAGTTGAAGGTGAATGGAAGACAAAATGCAAATTTTGCAAGAGTGTGCTTAATGCAAATCCGAAGAATGGTACCAAGTCACTGAGAAACCATGTGGACCGATATTGTAAGAGAATAAAAGTGGCGACCTCAAGGCAATCATCAATTGTTGAATCTCTAGCAAAACAAGCACAAGTGCAAAAAGTAAACGAAAATGGATTTGTGTTTGACCCTTCAAAGACAAGAAAGTGTGTTACCGAAATGATTGTCCTGCATGAGTATCCTTTGAGTTGTGTAGACCACCATGGACTGAGGCGAGCGTTTGCATCAATACAACCAACATTTAAAATGCCTAGTCGCAACACGGTTAGGAAAGACATCTTGAAGATGTTTGGGGATGAGAAGCTGAAGTTAACTCTTCAACTAGATGAAAATGATAGTAGAGTTGCGATAACTAGCGACATGTGGACTTCCAATCAAGAAAAGGGTTACATGGTTGTCACAGCTCACTATATCGATAGTTCGTGGAAGTTGCAAATGCGCCTATTGAG CatgaagaagaaatttgagaagtATTGGGATGAGATTCATGGCATTATGGGTGTTGCTGCTGTTTTAGATCCTAGGTACAAGATGGTTGGAGTTgagtttcaatttaaaaaaatgtatCCAGATCCAATAGAATGTTCCAAGCAAGTTGATAGAATTCATCAGTTGTGTAATGAGTTGGTTAATGAATACAATCAAAAAATGAGTTCTGATGTGTCATATGTTGGTACAAAGGAAGTTGATGAAAGTGGAAATACAAGCATATTTGGGGGTGATGATTATATGGTGtatcttaaaagaaaaaaatga